From the Acidovorax carolinensis genome, one window contains:
- a CDS encoding response regulator transcription factor, with amino-acid sequence MVPRMQLLLVEDDPTMQLTLQRALARRGMEVTAVGDGAAALRQWAARLPDAVVLDLTLPGLDGLQVLQQARTRGLRTPVLILTARGTVGDRVLGLNAGADDYLPKPFDLDELEARLRALLRRSADPTPAAGHSVQIGAIRYDKDSGALYRNSEVMELTPRELALMHALLVQPGHAVTKERLYELVFPGQLDVQYEAIEVVVYRLRKKLAGTGLTLMTLRGLGYLLRADT; translated from the coding sequence ATGGTGCCGCGCATGCAATTGCTTCTCGTCGAAGACGACCCCACCATGCAGCTCACGCTGCAGCGCGCATTGGCGCGCCGGGGCATGGAGGTCACCGCCGTGGGCGACGGCGCGGCGGCGCTCCGCCAGTGGGCCGCACGTCTGCCCGATGCCGTGGTGCTCGACCTCACCCTGCCCGGCCTCGATGGCCTGCAAGTGCTGCAACAGGCCCGCACCCGCGGACTGCGCACGCCGGTGCTGATCCTCACCGCACGCGGCACCGTGGGCGACCGGGTGCTAGGCCTCAATGCCGGTGCCGATGACTACCTGCCCAAGCCGTTCGATCTGGACGAACTGGAAGCACGGCTGCGCGCCCTGCTCCGGCGCAGCGCAGACCCCACGCCAGCGGCAGGCCACTCGGTTCAGATCGGGGCCATCCGCTACGACAAGGACAGTGGCGCGCTGTACCGCAACAGCGAGGTGATGGAACTCACGCCCCGCGAACTGGCGCTGATGCATGCCCTGCTGGTGCAGCCGGGCCATGCGGTCACCAAAGAGCGCCTCTATGAACTGGTGTTCCCCGGCCAGCTGGACGTGCAGTACGAAGCCATCGAGGTGGTGGTGTACCGCCTGCGCAAAAAGCTGGCCGGCACGGGCCTGACCCTCATGACGCTGCGCGGGCTGGGCTATCTGCTCAGGGCCGATACGTGA
- a CDS encoding tripartite tricarboxylate transporter permease — protein sequence MEIFDALMAGFATAATPANLLWALVGCALGTAVGVLPGIGPAVAVAMLLPITAKVEVTASMIFFAGIYYGAMYGGSTTSILLNTPGETASMVTAMEGNKMAKSGRAGAALATSAIGSFVAGTVATVVVTLFAPYVADFAVKLGPPEYFMLMVLAFTTVSAVLGKSTVRGITALFVGLAAGCIGMDQISGAARYTGGKPELLDGIDIVLVAVGLFAVAEVLYAAMYEGRVVESRNSMSRVHMTARDWKRSIPAWLRGTLIGTPFGCIPAGGTEIPTFLSYATEKKLAKDTDKAEFGTMGAIEGVAGPEAANNATVTAAMIPLLTLGIPTSNTTAVLLGAFQNYGINPGPQLFTTSATLVWALIASLYIGNVMLLVLNLPMVGLWVKLLKIPKPQLYAGILIFATVGAYGMRQSTFDLFLLYGIGMLGVLMRRFDFPTAPVVVGMILGPLAEAQMRNAVSIGEGSWLIFVQRPMSLTLLIIVLAVLILPRLFQHIAQRKLARLQQLDA from the coding sequence ATGGAAATTTTTGATGCACTGATGGCGGGCTTTGCGACCGCCGCCACGCCCGCCAACCTGCTGTGGGCCCTGGTGGGCTGCGCGCTGGGCACGGCCGTGGGCGTGCTGCCGGGCATTGGCCCTGCGGTGGCAGTGGCCATGCTGCTGCCCATTACGGCCAAGGTCGAGGTCACGGCCTCGATGATCTTTTTTGCCGGCATCTACTACGGTGCCATGTATGGCGGCTCCACCACCTCCATCCTGCTCAACACGCCGGGCGAAACCGCCAGCATGGTCACGGCCATGGAGGGCAACAAGATGGCCAAGAGCGGCCGGGCCGGAGCGGCGCTGGCCACATCGGCTATCGGTTCGTTCGTGGCGGGCACCGTTGCCACCGTGGTCGTGACCCTGTTTGCCCCCTATGTGGCCGACTTTGCCGTGAAGCTGGGCCCACCCGAATATTTCATGCTGATGGTGTTGGCTTTCACCACCGTGAGCGCGGTGCTGGGCAAGAGCACGGTGCGCGGCATCACGGCGCTGTTCGTGGGGCTGGCGGCCGGTTGCATCGGCATGGACCAGATTTCGGGCGCGGCGCGCTACACCGGCGGCAAGCCTGAGTTGCTCGATGGCATCGACATCGTGCTGGTCGCCGTGGGTCTGTTTGCCGTGGCCGAGGTGCTGTATGCGGCAATGTACGAGGGCCGCGTGGTCGAGTCGCGCAACAGCATGAGCCGCGTGCACATGACCGCGCGCGACTGGAAACGCTCCATTCCCGCGTGGCTGCGCGGCACGCTGATCGGCACGCCGTTCGGCTGCATTCCGGCGGGCGGCACCGAGATTCCGACCTTTCTGAGCTACGCCACCGAAAAGAAGCTGGCCAAGGACACCGACAAGGCCGAGTTCGGCACCATGGGTGCGATCGAAGGCGTGGCCGGCCCCGAGGCCGCCAACAATGCTACCGTGACCGCAGCCATGATTCCGCTGCTCACGCTGGGCATTCCCACCTCCAACACCACGGCGGTGCTGCTGGGCGCGTTCCAGAACTACGGCATCAACCCCGGGCCACAGCTGTTCACCACCTCGGCTACGCTGGTGTGGGCGCTGATTGCGTCGCTGTACATCGGCAACGTAATGCTGCTGGTGCTGAACCTGCCCATGGTGGGCCTGTGGGTGAAGCTGCTGAAAATTCCCAAGCCGCAGCTGTATGCGGGCATCCTGATTTTTGCCACGGTGGGGGCCTACGGCATGCGCCAGAGCACCTTCGATCTGTTCCTGTTGTATGGCATTGGCATGCTCGGCGTGCTGATGCGGCGCTTTGACTTTCCTACGGCACCCGTGGTGGTGGGCATGATCCTGGGGCCGCTGGCCGAGGCGCAGATGCGCAATGCGGTGTCGATTGGCGAGGGCAGCTGGCTCATCTTTGTGCAGCGCCCGATGTCGCTCACGCTGCTCATCATCGTGCTGGCCGTGCTGATCCTGCCGCGTCTCTTCCAGCACATCGCGCAGCGCAAGCTGGCGCGCCTGCAGCAGCTCGATGCATGA
- a CDS encoding Bug family tripartite tricarboxylate transporter substrate binding protein → MRRDTFLKSLAALAAAGALPLSAHAASAVKMMLPANPGGGWDSTGRALGKALLESGAASSVTYDNKGGAAGAIGLAQFVNSSKGDPNALMVMGAVMLGGIITGKPPVSLSQATPIARLTSEYNVFVLPANSPFKSMAEVIAQLKKDPGSVKWGGGSRGSTEHIAAAMIAREVGVDPARINYVAFRGGGEAIAAILGGNVTIGGGGYSEMAEYIATKKMTPIAVTSGQRLKNSTVPTLKEQGINVEIGNWRGVYAGPGITAEQRKALTEMVAKAVKSKSWAESLQKNDWTPAWMAGDEFANFVDSEFASLRATMVKAGMV, encoded by the coding sequence ATGCGTCGCGATACCTTTCTCAAATCCCTGGCCGCGCTGGCTGCGGCCGGGGCCTTGCCCCTGTCGGCCCATGCCGCCAGCGCCGTCAAGATGATGCTGCCCGCCAACCCGGGCGGCGGGTGGGACTCCACGGGCCGTGCGCTGGGCAAGGCCTTGCTTGAATCGGGGGCCGCATCGTCGGTCACCTACGACAACAAGGGTGGCGCCGCCGGTGCGATCGGCCTGGCGCAGTTCGTCAACTCCAGCAAGGGCGACCCGAACGCCCTGATGGTGATGGGCGCAGTAATGCTGGGCGGCATCATCACGGGCAAGCCGCCGGTGAGCCTGTCGCAGGCGACGCCGATTGCGCGACTGACCAGCGAATACAACGTGTTCGTGCTGCCCGCCAATTCGCCCTTCAAGAGCATGGCCGAAGTCATTGCCCAGCTCAAGAAAGACCCCGGCAGCGTGAAGTGGGGTGGCGGCTCGCGCGGCTCTACCGAGCACATTGCCGCTGCGATGATCGCCCGCGAAGTGGGCGTGGACCCGGCCAGGATCAACTACGTGGCGTTCCGGGGAGGTGGCGAGGCGATTGCAGCCATCCTGGGCGGCAACGTGACGATTGGCGGTGGCGGCTATAGCGAGATGGCCGAGTACATCGCCACCAAGAAGATGACGCCCATTGCCGTGACCTCAGGCCAGCGTCTCAAAAACTCCACGGTGCCGACGCTTAAGGAGCAGGGCATCAACGTGGAGATTGGCAACTGGCGCGGCGTGTATGCCGGCCCCGGCATCACGGCCGAGCAGCGCAAGGCGCTGACGGAGATGGTCGCCAAGGCCGTCAAAAGCAAGAGCTGGGCCGAATCGCTGCAGAAGAACGACTGGACCCCGGCCTGGATGGCGGGCGACGAGTTTGCGAATTTTGTGGACAGCGAATTTGCCAGCCTGCGCGCCACCATGGTCAAGGCGGGCATGGTCTGA
- a CDS encoding tripartite tricarboxylate transporter TctB family protein — translation MSDPTTPPSSSDPATVPGVAGNRPALRMQTVVGAGVLLTAAALALGALDIPSNAGYGGVGPNFLPWLVAGVLALCGGVLLWEARSGGFRAMEEPNGSARAHKPAFVWVSAGLLLNAALITTVGFILSCTLCYVLAVQGLRRAAGQDAGTASTWAVDGLTGVLISAPVYWTFTQFLAINLPGLTQTGWL, via the coding sequence ATGTCTGATCCCACAACCCCTCCTTCATCGTCCGATCCGGCCACGGTGCCCGGCGTTGCCGGCAACCGGCCAGCCCTGCGCATGCAGACCGTGGTGGGCGCCGGCGTGCTGCTGACCGCAGCGGCGCTGGCGCTGGGCGCCCTGGATATTCCATCGAACGCGGGTTATGGCGGCGTGGGCCCCAATTTTCTGCCCTGGCTGGTGGCGGGCGTGCTGGCGCTGTGCGGCGGCGTGCTGCTGTGGGAGGCCCGATCGGGCGGATTTCGCGCCATGGAAGAGCCCAATGGCTCCGCGCGTGCGCACAAGCCGGCCTTTGTGTGGGTGTCGGCCGGCCTGTTGCTCAACGCGGCCCTCATCACCACGGTGGGCTTCATCCTGAGCTGCACGCTGTGCTATGTGCTGGCCGTGCAGGGGCTGCGCCGGGCTGCAGGGCAGGACGCAGGCACCGCGAGCACCTGGGCGGTGGATGGGTTGACGGGCGTGCTGATCTCGGCGCCCGTCTATTGGACTTTCACGCAGTTCCTGGCGATCAACCTGCCAGGGCTTACGCAAACCGGGTGGTTGTGA
- a CDS encoding ABC transporter ATP-binding protein, with the protein MSDNLLELKGVHTHIGAYHILHGVDLVVPRGQLTMLLGRNGAGKTTTLRTIMGLWHASRGTVRFAGNDITALHTPQIAGMNIAYVPENMGIFADLTVKENMLLAARKARNAAQMDTTRLEWIFRLFPAVEKFWNHPAGKLSGGQKQMVAVARAIIEPRDLLIVDEPSKGLAPAIINNMIEAFDQLKKSGVTILLVEQNIHFAKRLGDTVAVMDNGQVVHAGSMAALAEDEALQRSLLGLAL; encoded by the coding sequence ATGAGCGACAACCTGCTGGAATTGAAGGGCGTGCACACGCACATCGGCGCGTACCACATCCTGCATGGCGTCGATCTGGTCGTGCCCAGGGGCCAGCTCACCATGCTGCTGGGCCGCAACGGCGCGGGCAAGACGACCACGCTGCGCACCATCATGGGCCTGTGGCACGCCTCCAGAGGCACGGTGCGCTTTGCCGGCAACGACATCACGGCGCTGCACACGCCGCAGATCGCCGGCATGAACATCGCCTACGTGCCCGAAAACATGGGCATATTTGCCGACCTCACGGTGAAGGAAAACATGCTGCTGGCCGCCCGCAAGGCGCGCAACGCGGCGCAGATGGATACCACACGCCTCGAATGGATCTTTCGGCTTTTTCCGGCGGTCGAGAAGTTCTGGAACCACCCCGCAGGCAAGCTCAGCGGCGGGCAAAAGCAGATGGTGGCCGTGGCGCGCGCCATCATCGAGCCGCGTGATCTGCTCATCGTGGACGAGCCCAGCAAGGGCTTGGCCCCGGCCATCATCAACAACATGATCGAGGCGTTCGACCAGCTCAAGAAGAGCGGCGTAACCATTCTGTTGGTCGAGCAGAACATCCACTTCGCCAAGCGCCTGGGCGACACCGTGGCCGTGATGGACAACGGCCAGGTGGTGCACGCCGGCAGCATGGCCGCGCTGGCCGAGGACGAGGCGCTGCAGCGCTCGCTGCTGGGGTTGGCGTTATGA
- a CDS encoding ABC transporter ATP-binding protein, with the protein MLETRDLTIRFGGHVAVNAVSCAFAPGTLTAIVGPNGAGKTTYFNLISGQLRASAGTVTLGGRDLTGQAPSARTRAGLGRAFQLTNLFPGLTVLENVRLAVQATRAGAHRRGLNLWSIWSDHRALTERAEAILHTVSMLERRDTPVARLPHGDQRKLEVALLMALEPQVYMFDEPTAGMGHDEAPVILNLIRELKQDKTKIILLVEHKMDVVRELADRIIVLTNGTLVADGAPAEVIASPVVQEAYLGVAKDADREAA; encoded by the coding sequence ATGCTTGAAACCAGAGACCTGACCATCCGTTTTGGCGGCCATGTGGCGGTGAACGCCGTGAGCTGCGCGTTCGCGCCGGGCACGCTGACTGCCATCGTGGGTCCCAATGGCGCGGGCAAGACCACGTATTTCAATCTGATCTCGGGGCAGCTGCGGGCCAGTGCCGGCACAGTCACGCTGGGCGGACGGGACCTGACGGGCCAGGCGCCATCGGCGCGCACGCGGGCCGGGCTGGGGCGGGCGTTTCAGCTCACCAACCTGTTCCCGGGCCTCACGGTGCTGGAGAACGTGCGCCTGGCCGTGCAGGCCACGCGCGCCGGCGCACACCGCCGCGGGCTGAACCTGTGGAGCATCTGGAGCGACCACCGCGCACTCACCGAGCGGGCCGAAGCCATCCTGCACACCGTGTCGATGCTGGAGCGCCGCGACACCCCCGTGGCCCGCCTGCCGCACGGCGACCAGCGCAAGCTCGAAGTGGCGCTGCTGATGGCGCTGGAGCCGCAGGTCTACATGTTCGACGAGCCCACCGCCGGCATGGGCCACGACGAGGCCCCCGTGATCCTGAACCTGATCCGCGAACTCAAGCAAGACAAGACCAAGATCATCCTGCTGGTCGAGCACAAGATGGACGTGGTGCGCGAGCTGGCCGACCGCATCATCGTGCTGACCAACGGTACGCTGGTGGCCGATGGCGCACCCGCCGAGGTGATTGCCTCGCCCGTGGTGCAAGAGGCCTACCTGGGCGTGGCAAAAGACGCAGACAGGGAGGCCGCATGA
- a CDS encoding branched-chain amino acid ABC transporter permease, whose product MSAARDLDWKPLALVPALALLVLPFIGSPSTWLTLTVAGLAMGMIIFIIASGLTLVFGLMDVLNFGHGVFIALGAFVATSVLGAMGDWTGSDQLWRNLVAVLPAMLVAMAVAGAVGLAFERFIVRPVYGQHLKQILITMGGMIIGEELIKVIWGPAQIPLPLPEAMRGSLLIGDAAIEKYRLVAVAVGLVVFGVLAWTLSRTKVGLLIRAGVQDREMVESLGYRIRRLFVGVFVVGSALAGLGGVMWGLYQQNVVPQMGAQVNVLIFIVIIIGGLGSTGGALIGALLVGLMANYTGFLAPKVALFSNIALMVAILLWRPQGVYPVANR is encoded by the coding sequence ATGAGCGCCGCCCGCGACCTCGACTGGAAGCCCCTGGCCCTGGTGCCCGCACTGGCGCTGCTGGTGCTGCCGTTCATCGGCTCGCCCAGCACCTGGCTCACGCTCACGGTGGCGGGGCTGGCCATGGGCATGATCATCTTCATCATTGCTTCGGGCCTGACGCTGGTGTTCGGTCTGATGGACGTGCTCAACTTCGGCCACGGCGTGTTCATCGCGCTCGGTGCCTTCGTCGCCACCAGCGTGCTGGGCGCCATGGGCGACTGGACGGGGTCTGACCAGCTGTGGCGCAACCTGGTGGCTGTGTTGCCCGCCATGCTGGTGGCCATGGCGGTAGCTGGCGCCGTGGGCCTGGCGTTCGAGCGCTTCATCGTGCGGCCCGTGTATGGCCAGCATTTGAAGCAGATCCTCATCACCATGGGCGGCATGATCATTGGTGAAGAGCTCATCAAGGTCATCTGGGGCCCGGCGCAGATTCCGCTGCCGCTGCCCGAGGCCATGCGCGGCTCGCTGCTGATTGGCGATGCGGCCATCGAGAAATACCGCCTGGTGGCGGTGGCCGTGGGCCTGGTGGTTTTCGGCGTGCTGGCCTGGACACTGTCGCGCACCAAGGTCGGCCTGCTGATCCGTGCCGGTGTGCAAGACCGCGAGATGGTGGAGAGCCTGGGCTACCGCATCCGCCGCCTGTTTGTGGGCGTGTTCGTGGTGGGCTCGGCCCTGGCGGGGCTGGGCGGCGTGATGTGGGGCCTGTACCAGCAGAACGTGGTGCCGCAGATGGGCGCGCAGGTCAATGTGCTGATCTTCATCGTGATCATCATTGGCGGCTTGGGCAGCACGGGCGGGGCGCTCATCGGCGCGCTGCTGGTGGGGCTGATGGCCAACTACACCGGCTTTCTGGCCCCCAAGGTGGCGCTGTTCTCGAACATCGCGTTGATGGTCGCCATCCTGCTGTGGCGGCCGCAGGGCGTCTATCCCGTGGCCAACCGCTGA
- a CDS encoding branched-chain amino acid ABC transporter permease, with translation MLNRLLSDDYPRSKVLAAILLAVLLGLAFAPFLFPGVKALSVAAKVLIFVVLVASFDLLLGYTGIVSFAHTMFFGIGAYGVAVATTRMGPTWTALAVGIGGALVLSLLLSLAVGLFSLRVRAIFFAMITLAVAAAFQTLASQLSDITGGEDGLTFKVPEMLSPSFEPFEEPFLGVTLDGRLICYYLLFVTALVLVLALLRIVNSPFGRVLQAIRENEFRAEAIGYRVVVYRTTSSVLSALFATMAGAMLALWLRYNGPDTSLSFEIMMDCLLIVVIGGMGTIYGSAIGAVLFLVAQSYLQDLLRLGHEATAGVPWLSALLSPDRWLLWLGVLFVLSVYYFPAGVVGRLRSRRAQA, from the coding sequence ATGCTGAATCGACTTCTCTCCGACGACTACCCGCGCAGCAAGGTGCTGGCGGCCATTCTTCTGGCCGTGCTTCTGGGCCTGGCGTTTGCACCCTTTTTGTTCCCCGGCGTCAAGGCACTGTCGGTGGCGGCCAAGGTGCTGATCTTTGTGGTGCTGGTGGCCAGCTTCGATTTGCTGCTCGGCTACACCGGCATCGTGAGCTTTGCGCACACCATGTTCTTTGGCATCGGGGCCTATGGCGTTGCCGTGGCTACCACGCGCATGGGGCCGACTTGGACCGCGCTGGCCGTGGGCATTGGCGGCGCTCTGGTGCTCTCGCTGCTGCTGTCGCTGGCCGTGGGGCTGTTCTCGCTGCGCGTGCGGGCCATCTTCTTCGCCATGATCACGCTGGCCGTGGCGGCCGCGTTCCAGACGCTGGCCTCACAGCTGTCGGACATCACGGGCGGCGAGGACGGGCTGACCTTCAAGGTGCCCGAGATGCTGTCGCCCAGCTTCGAGCCGTTCGAAGAGCCGTTCCTGGGCGTCACACTGGACGGTCGGCTGATCTGCTACTACCTGCTGTTCGTCACCGCCTTGGTGCTGGTGCTGGCGCTGCTGCGCATCGTCAACTCGCCGTTCGGTCGCGTGCTGCAGGCCATTCGCGAAAACGAGTTTCGTGCCGAGGCCATTGGCTACCGGGTGGTGGTGTACCGCACCACATCCAGCGTGCTGTCGGCCCTGTTCGCCACCATGGCGGGCGCGATGCTCGCGCTCTGGCTGCGCTACAACGGGCCGGACACATCGCTCAGCTTCGAAATCATGATGGACTGCCTGCTCATCGTGGTGATCGGTGGCATGGGCACCATCTACGGCTCGGCCATCGGGGCCGTGCTTTTCCTGGTGGCGCAAAGCTACCTGCAAGACCTGCTGCGCCTGGGCCACGAGGCCACCGCGGGCGTGCCGTGGCTATCGGCGCTGCTTTCACCCGACCGCTGGCTGTTGTGGCTGGGCGTGTTGTTTGTTCTTTCTGTCTATTACTTTCCCGCTGGCGTTGTTGGACGCCTGCGATCGCGGCGCGCCCAAGCCTGA
- a CDS encoding substrate-binding domain-containing protein, whose amino-acid sequence MQRRTLVALATLAATLSAPVFSQSGEIRIAHVYSKTGPLEAYGKQTQTGLMMGLEYATGGTMAVNGKKIVVIEKDDQGKPDLGKSLLASAYSDDKADIAVGPTSSGVALALLPVAEEYKKILLVEPAVADAITGDKWNKYIFRTGRNSSQDAIGNAVAIDKPGVTIATLAQDYAFGRDGVKAFKDAIKSAKLVHEEYLPTTTTDFTAGAQRLIDKLKDQPGRKIIWILWAGAGNPFKIADMDLKRYGIEIATGGNILPAMASFKNFPGMEGATYYYFGIPKNPVNEALVSAHYKQFKAPPDFFTAGGFSSAMALVTALKATGGDVNTNKLIKTMEGMSFDTPKGKMTFRKEDHQALQSMYHFKIKVDPAFAWGVPELVREIKPEEMNVPVRNKR is encoded by the coding sequence ATGCAACGCCGCACCCTGGTCGCACTGGCCACCCTGGCCGCCACACTGTCTGCCCCCGTATTCAGTCAGTCGGGTGAAATCCGCATCGCCCATGTCTACAGCAAGACCGGCCCGCTCGAAGCCTATGGCAAGCAGACGCAGACTGGCCTGATGATGGGGCTCGAATACGCCACGGGCGGCACCATGGCCGTCAACGGCAAGAAGATCGTGGTGATCGAGAAGGACGACCAGGGCAAGCCCGACCTGGGCAAGAGCCTGCTGGCCTCGGCCTATTCGGACGACAAGGCCGACATCGCCGTGGGGCCCACCTCGTCGGGCGTGGCGCTGGCGCTGCTGCCCGTGGCCGAGGAATACAAAAAAATCCTGCTGGTCGAGCCCGCCGTGGCGGATGCCATCACGGGCGACAAGTGGAACAAATACATCTTTCGCACCGGCCGCAACAGCAGCCAGGACGCCATCGGCAACGCCGTGGCCATCGACAAGCCGGGTGTGACCATCGCCACGCTGGCGCAGGACTATGCCTTCGGCCGCGATGGTGTGAAAGCCTTCAAGGACGCCATCAAGAGCGCCAAGCTGGTGCACGAGGAATACCTGCCCACCACCACCACCGACTTCACCGCCGGTGCGCAGCGGCTGATCGACAAGCTCAAGGACCAGCCGGGCCGCAAGATCATCTGGATCTTGTGGGCCGGTGCGGGCAACCCGTTCAAGATTGCCGACATGGACTTGAAACGCTACGGCATCGAGATCGCCACCGGCGGCAACATCCTGCCCGCCATGGCCAGCTTCAAGAACTTCCCGGGCATGGAAGGCGCCACCTACTACTACTTTGGCATCCCCAAGAACCCGGTGAATGAAGCCCTGGTGTCAGCCCACTACAAGCAGTTCAAGGCACCGCCCGATTTCTTTACGGCCGGCGGCTTCAGCTCGGCGATGGCGCTGGTCACCGCGCTCAAGGCCACGGGCGGCGATGTCAATACCAACAAGCTCATCAAGACCATGGAAGGCATGAGCTTTGACACCCCCAAGGGCAAGATGACTTTCCGCAAGGAAGACCACCAGGCCCTGCAGAGCATGTACCACTTCAAGATCAAGGTGGACCCGGCCTTTGCCTGGGGCGTGCCCGAGCTGGTGCGCGAGATCAAGCCCGAAGAAATGAACGTGCCGGTCCGCAACAAGCGCTGA
- a CDS encoding sigma-54 interaction domain-containing protein — MPLLNEDAPALPMDAQGILELAARSMFQLFSSVSQGMFLVDRSGRIVWVNEGYQRFLPALGFSSVDQFVGRTVEEVIPNTQMRRVLETGQPVLIDLLTNKAGTFVVSRIPLRDEAERVIGAIGIVLFDHPETTLQPLIGKFALLQRDLDDARRELASQRSRSLAVSGDGQRRAKYTFASFVGSSPAASEVKRQARRAAQSSSPVLLLGETGTGKELLAHAIHAASSRASGPFVSVNIAAVPDTLLEAEFFGVAPGAYTGADRKGRDGKFKLADGGTLFLDEIGDMPQSLQAKLLRALQEGEIEPLGSNKLVPFNVRVVAATSRDLAALVRDSRFREDLFYRLHVLPVRVPPLRERRSDIPALVEVLGEDLALRNGTAPPELRPDAMALLAGQPWRGNIRELRNVLEQAAMRSDSQSIDAYQLERILREAGVEPAAPVRDALTEPGPLGDEQRYLRPLAEQVAELEQRAIAAALKAHGGNKQATARQLGISRATLYGRLENPE; from the coding sequence ATGCCTTTGCTCAATGAAGACGCCCCCGCACTGCCGATGGATGCCCAGGGCATTCTGGAGCTGGCGGCGCGCTCCATGTTCCAGCTGTTTTCCAGCGTCAGCCAGGGCATGTTCCTGGTGGACCGCAGCGGGCGCATCGTCTGGGTGAACGAGGGTTACCAGCGCTTTTTGCCCGCCCTGGGGTTCTCGTCGGTGGACCAGTTTGTCGGCCGCACCGTGGAGGAGGTGATCCCCAACACGCAGATGCGCCGGGTGCTCGAAACCGGTCAGCCCGTGCTGATCGACCTGCTCACCAACAAGGCGGGCACCTTTGTGGTCAGCCGCATTCCCTTGCGCGACGAGGCCGAGCGCGTCATCGGTGCCATCGGCATCGTGCTGTTTGACCACCCCGAAACCACGCTGCAGCCCCTGATCGGCAAATTTGCCCTGCTGCAGCGCGACCTTGACGACGCGCGGCGCGAGCTGGCCAGCCAGCGCAGCCGCTCGCTGGCCGTGTCGGGCGATGGCCAGCGGCGCGCCAAATACACCTTTGCCAGCTTTGTCGGGTCGAGCCCTGCGGCGTCCGAGGTCAAGCGCCAGGCGCGCCGTGCCGCGCAGTCATCCAGCCCGGTGCTGCTGCTGGGCGAAACCGGCACCGGCAAGGAGCTGCTGGCCCATGCCATCCATGCCGCATCCAGCCGCGCCAGCGGCCCGTTTGTCAGCGTGAACATCGCCGCCGTGCCCGACACGCTGCTCGAAGCCGAGTTCTTTGGCGTGGCGCCCGGCGCCTACACCGGCGCCGACCGCAAGGGGCGCGACGGCAAGTTCAAGCTGGCCGACGGCGGCACGCTGTTTCTCGACGAAATCGGCGACATGCCGCAAAGCCTGCAGGCCAAGCTGCTGCGTGCGCTGCAAGAGGGCGAGATCGAACCCCTGGGCTCGAACAAGCTGGTGCCGTTCAATGTGCGCGTGGTGGCCGCCACCTCGCGCGACCTGGCGGCGCTGGTGCGCGACAGCCGGTTTCGCGAAGACCTTTTTTATCGCCTGCATGTGCTGCCGGTGCGCGTGCCGCCGCTGCGCGAGCGGCGCAGTGACATCCCCGCGCTGGTGGAAGTGCTGGGCGAAGACCTGGCGCTGCGCAACGGCACAGCGCCGCCCGAACTGCGGCCCGATGCCATGGCGCTGCTGGCCGGACAGCCCTGGCGCGGCAACATCCGCGAGCTGCGCAATGTGCTGGAACAGGCCGCCATGCGCAGCGATTCGCAGTCCATTGATGCCTACCAGCTCGAACGCATCCTGCGCGAAGCAGGGGTGGAACCTGCGGCCCCCGTGCGCGATGCCCTGACTGAGCCCGGGCCGCTGGGCGACGAGCAGCGCTACCTGCGCCCCCTGGCCGAGCAGGTGGCCGAGCTGGAACAGCGCGCCATTGCGGCGGCGCTCAAGGCCCACGGGGGCAACAAGCAGGCCACGGCGCGACAGCTGGGCATCTCGCGGGCCACACTCTATGGACGTCTGGAAAACCCTGAATAA